From Actinopolyspora lacussalsi, a single genomic window includes:
- a CDS encoding quaternary ammonium compound-resistance protein SugE (product_source=KO:K11741; cog=COG2076; ko=KO:K11741; pfam=PF00893; superfamily=103481; transmembrane_helix_parts=Inside_1_1,TMhelix_2_19,Outside_20_28,TMhelix_29_48,Inside_49_54,TMhelix_55_77,Outside_78_80,TMhelix_81_103,Inside_104_107) has protein sequence MAWLVLLFSGVLEAGWAISLKLSEGFSRLVPSLAFLVLATGSFAGLAWSMRLLPVGPAYAVWTGVGAALTAVIGMIWLGDAVSVIKIVSIVLIIAGVLGLNLAGVGH, from the coding sequence ATGGCTTGGCTGGTGTTGCTGTTCTCCGGAGTGCTCGAAGCCGGTTGGGCGATCTCGCTCAAGCTCTCGGAGGGCTTCAGCAGGCTGGTTCCCAGCCTGGCCTTCCTGGTGCTCGCCACCGGCAGTTTCGCGGGGTTGGCGTGGTCGATGCGCCTGCTGCCGGTCGGTCCCGCCTACGCGGTGTGGACGGGCGTCGGCGCTGCGCTGACAGCCGTGATCGGCATGATCTGGCTCGGCGACGCCGTATCGGTGATCAAGATCGTGTCCATCGTGCTGATCATCGCCGGGGTGCTCGGCCTCAACCTGGCCGGCGTGGGGCACTGA
- a CDS encoding hypothetical protein (product_source=Hypo-rule applied; transmembrane_helix_parts=Inside_1_41,TMhelix_42_64,Outside_65_229), with the protein MREHELAELFRDAADSAPEATFDAGDIAKASRRVTARRRVGAAGSSLLALAVVAGGVGFGTGWIDPQSSNRADSASSGVSERASEPAPRVGTGGQQEPSVLSVPGDRRSAGCGPPDPELADSLSEQLPAVGDASAPVAARQCPTGARTASFQLRTEQSNGNVTVILGSASSAPSEGEVEPRRRGDNGVQVAVRTGSGRELILRSSSDSSGPPPYEGELAGIAQRLAGEL; encoded by the coding sequence GTGCGAGAGCACGAACTCGCGGAACTGTTCCGCGACGCGGCCGATTCCGCCCCCGAAGCGACTTTCGACGCCGGGGACATCGCCAAGGCGTCGCGGCGTGTGACGGCGCGGCGCAGAGTCGGCGCCGCCGGAAGCTCGTTGCTGGCGCTGGCCGTGGTGGCGGGCGGCGTCGGTTTCGGGACGGGCTGGATCGATCCGCAATCGTCCAACCGGGCCGACTCCGCTTCGTCCGGCGTCTCGGAGCGAGCGAGCGAGCCCGCCCCCCGAGTGGGCACCGGCGGGCAGCAGGAGCCCTCGGTGCTCTCCGTGCCGGGCGACCGTCGTTCCGCGGGCTGCGGTCCACCGGATCCCGAGCTGGCCGACTCGCTTTCCGAGCAGTTACCCGCCGTCGGCGACGCCAGCGCGCCCGTGGCGGCCCGGCAGTGTCCCACCGGCGCGCGCACCGCGTCGTTCCAGCTGCGCACCGAACAGAGCAACGGCAACGTGACCGTGATCCTGGGCTCGGCGTCCTCGGCTCCCTCCGAGGGGGAGGTCGAACCGCGGCGTCGGGGTGACAACGGGGTGCAGGTGGCCGTGCGCACCGGCAGCGGACGCGAGCTCATCCTGCGCAGCAGTTCCGACTCCAGTGGCCCGCCGCCCTACGAGGGTGAGCTGGCCGGGATAGCCCAGCGGCTCGCGGGCGAGCTCTGA
- a CDS encoding RNA polymerase sigma-70 factor (sigma-E family) (product_source=TIGR02983; cath_funfam=1.10.10.10,1.10.1740.10; cog=COG1595; pfam=PF04542,PF08281; superfamily=88659,88946; tigrfam=TIGR02983), which yields MEQREEQEFAEYFAARREAVRRMAYMMCGDWHRADDLTQNAFIAVHRRWRKIRDKEALDAYVRRTLTRAVIDDSRRPWRRERAVDELPEHSADRVDMDDSVVTRRTLLAGLRLVPPKQRAVLVLRYLEGLDVAGVAEVMKCSEGNVKSQTARGLEALRAALGDSLGDLRSMS from the coding sequence GTGGAGCAACGCGAGGAGCAGGAGTTCGCGGAGTACTTCGCGGCTCGGCGAGAGGCGGTGCGTCGGATGGCGTACATGATGTGCGGGGACTGGCACCGAGCGGACGACCTGACGCAGAACGCGTTCATAGCGGTGCACCGCAGGTGGCGCAAGATCCGCGACAAGGAGGCGCTGGACGCCTACGTCCGTCGCACCCTCACCCGCGCGGTGATCGACGACTCGCGCCGCCCCTGGCGTCGGGAACGGGCCGTGGACGAGCTGCCCGAGCACTCGGCGGACCGTGTGGACATGGACGACTCGGTCGTCACCCGTCGAACGCTGCTCGCGGGATTGCGGCTGGTGCCGCCGAAACAGCGGGCGGTGCTGGTGCTGCGTTATCTGGAGGGACTCGATGTCGCCGGTGTCGCCGAGGTCATGAAGTGCAGCGAGGGCAACGTGAAGAGCCAGACGGCCCGGGGGTTGGAGGCGCTGCGTGCCGCCCTCGGTGATTCGCTCGGTGATCTGCGGTCGATGTCGTGA
- a CDS encoding threonine aldolase (product_source=KO:K01620; cath_funfam=3.40.640.10; cog=COG2008; ko=KO:K01620; pfam=PF01212; superfamily=53383) codes for MTQTTPIDLRSDTVTRPDERMTAAMAAAEVGDDVLDRDPTMRKLERRVAEVLGTEDALWVPSGTMGNLIALSLHLRRGDRFLAPRGAHVLTHELGSAAWLAGGMPEPLDWDAGPGRPSAGLVRSVSGGSAAYDSLRDSLLCLENTHNEAGGAVIPPDEHAQLVAAARDNGLAIHLDGARLFNAAVALGVQPAALTVGVDTVQICLSKGLGAPVGSAVAGTAEFVTEARRMRKMLGGGVRQGGVLAAAGLVALEETERLRTDHDNAARLAAGLTELGWHVNSPRTNMVLATVPDVGHSLERLRKAGVLAVPMAGRVRFVTHRDVDSGDVDEVLRRIGKAD; via the coding sequence GTGACCCAAACAACCCCGATCGATCTCCGTTCCGACACGGTGACACGTCCCGACGAGCGGATGACCGCGGCGATGGCGGCCGCGGAAGTCGGCGACGACGTGCTGGACCGGGATCCCACCATGCGAAAACTGGAACGCCGCGTCGCGGAAGTGCTGGGGACCGAGGACGCCCTGTGGGTTCCCAGCGGCACCATGGGGAACCTGATCGCGCTGTCGCTGCACCTGCGGCGCGGCGACCGGTTCCTGGCTCCGCGCGGAGCGCACGTGCTGACTCACGAGCTGGGCTCGGCGGCATGGCTGGCGGGTGGGATGCCCGAGCCGCTGGACTGGGACGCGGGCCCGGGCAGACCCAGCGCGGGGTTGGTGCGCTCCGTGTCCGGGGGAAGCGCGGCGTACGACTCACTGCGCGACAGCCTGCTGTGCCTGGAGAACACCCACAACGAGGCGGGCGGAGCCGTGATCCCGCCGGACGAACACGCGCAGCTGGTGGCCGCGGCGCGCGACAACGGCCTCGCGATTCACCTGGACGGTGCGCGGCTGTTCAACGCCGCGGTCGCGTTGGGAGTGCAACCCGCGGCGCTGACGGTCGGGGTGGACACGGTGCAGATATGCCTGAGCAAGGGGCTCGGCGCTCCGGTCGGTTCGGCTGTGGCCGGCACCGCCGAATTCGTCACCGAGGCCCGTCGGATGCGCAAGATGCTCGGCGGCGGGGTGCGGCAGGGCGGCGTGCTCGCCGCGGCCGGTCTGGTGGCGCTGGAGGAGACCGAGCGGTTACGTACCGACCACGACAACGCCGCCCGTCTCGCGGCAGGGCTGACCGAGCTGGGCTGGCACGTCAACTCGCCGCGGACGAACATGGTGCTGGCCACGGTCCCCGACGTCGGCCACAGCCTGGAACGGCTGCGGAAGGCCGGTGTGCTCGCGGTACCGATGGCCGGGCGGGTGCGTTTCGTGACGCACCGCGACGTCGATTCCGGCGACGTCGACGAGGTGTTGCGCCGGATCGGGAAAGCGGACTGA
- a CDS encoding putative hydrolase of the HAD superfamily (product_source=KO:K07025; cath_funfam=3.40.50.1000; cog=COG1011; ko=KO:K07025; pfam=PF13419; superfamily=56784; tigrfam=TIGR01509) codes for MSGTGDERPYWVVFDYGEVISEPTRALPRITAELGMDGAALDSVSAAYFAEREAYDRGCDDHEYWSAVAARLGTSVDERLSRQLTRLDVAGWSETDPGTLLLLRELTASGIPLALLSNAPGSFAREAERTRWAEHFRHMVFSADLGMAKPDEEIWRVLLERLDASPEQCLFFDDREPNVAAARAVGLHARRWQGPEHGREVLRSHGVLPTTSGD; via the coding sequence ATGAGCGGAACCGGCGACGAGCGGCCGTACTGGGTCGTCTTCGACTACGGTGAGGTGATCAGCGAACCCACCCGGGCACTGCCGCGGATCACGGCCGAATTGGGGATGGACGGTGCCGCGCTGGACAGCGTGAGCGCGGCCTACTTCGCCGAGCGCGAGGCGTACGACCGCGGCTGCGACGACCACGAGTACTGGAGCGCGGTCGCCGCACGGCTGGGTACGAGCGTGGACGAGCGGCTGTCCCGACAGCTGACCCGGCTCGACGTGGCGGGCTGGTCCGAGACCGACCCGGGAACGCTGCTGCTGTTGCGGGAGCTGACCGCCTCCGGAATCCCACTCGCGCTGCTGTCCAACGCCCCGGGTTCGTTCGCCCGGGAAGCCGAACGCACGAGGTGGGCGGAGCACTTCCGCCACATGGTGTTCTCCGCCGATCTGGGCATGGCCAAGCCGGACGAGGAGATCTGGCGCGTCCTGCTGGAACGGCTCGACGCCTCACCCGAGCAGTGCCTGTTCTTCGACGACCGCGAACCCAACGTGGCGGCGGCCCGTGCGGTGGGGCTGCACGCTCGGCGTTGGCAGGGGCCCGAGCACGGACGGGAAGTGCTCCGCTCGCACGGGGTGCTGCCCACCACGAGCGGTGACTGA
- a CDS encoding hypothetical protein (product_source=Hypo-rule applied; superfamily=103473; transmembrane_helix_parts=Inside_1_4,TMhelix_5_27,Outside_28_30,TMhelix_31_50,Inside_51_67) — protein sequence MWWKVVLGLLALWLVLSVAGAVIGFVVKGLFWLAVIGGALFLITAAVGWAKRDSRQVGGRDRGRQLR from the coding sequence ATGTGGTGGAAAGTAGTTCTCGGGCTGCTGGCGTTGTGGCTGGTGCTCTCGGTGGCCGGAGCAGTGATCGGTTTCGTGGTGAAGGGGCTGTTCTGGCTAGCCGTGATCGGCGGTGCGTTGTTCCTGATCACAGCCGCCGTCGGCTGGGCCAAGCGGGACAGCCGGCAGGTCGGCGGCAGGGACCGCGGCCGACAGCTCCGCTGA
- a CDS encoding DNA-binding transcriptional ArsR family regulator (product_source=COG0640; cath_funfam=1.10.10.10; cog=COG0640; pfam=PF12840; smart=SM00418; superfamily=46785) produces MPEDVFKALADPTRRHILDELADRNGQSLFEIRARLATKHGLGMSRQAISQHLAVLEAAELVRTRRQGRYKFHDLNTAPLERIATRWLRTDAAEENQ; encoded by the coding sequence GTGCCCGAAGATGTCTTCAAGGCGCTGGCCGACCCCACACGTCGACACATCCTCGACGAGCTGGCGGACCGGAACGGCCAATCCCTGTTCGAGATCCGCGCACGGCTCGCGACCAAGCACGGCCTGGGGATGTCCCGCCAGGCGATCAGCCAGCACCTCGCCGTGCTGGAAGCCGCGGAACTGGTCCGGACACGGCGCCAGGGCCGCTACAAGTTCCACGACCTGAACACCGCACCCCTCGAGCGCATCGCGACCCGGTGGCTCAGGACCGACGCAGCGGAGGAGAACCAATGA
- a CDS encoding catechol 2,3-dioxygenase-like lactoylglutathione lyase family enzyme (product_source=COG0346; cath_funfam=3.10.180.10; cog=COG0346; pfam=PF00903; superfamily=54593), giving the protein MKIHLASVFVDDQEKALRFYTDVLGFVKKTEVPLGEHRWLTVVSPEEPEGTELVLEPDAHPAVKPYKAALLDDGIPATSFAVDDVRAEFDRLSRLGVHFTQEPVDMGPVTTAVLDDTCGNLIQIAQHH; this is encoded by the coding sequence ATGAAGATCCACCTGGCCAGCGTCTTCGTCGACGACCAGGAAAAGGCCCTGCGCTTCTACACCGACGTGCTGGGTTTCGTGAAGAAGACCGAGGTCCCGCTCGGCGAGCACCGCTGGCTGACCGTGGTCTCGCCGGAGGAACCGGAGGGCACCGAGCTGGTGCTCGAGCCCGACGCCCACCCCGCCGTCAAGCCGTACAAGGCGGCACTGCTGGACGACGGCATCCCGGCGACCTCCTTCGCCGTGGACGACGTGCGGGCCGAGTTCGACCGGCTCAGCCGACTGGGGGTGCACTTCACCCAGGAACCGGTGGACATGGGGCCGGTCACTACGGCGGTGCTGGACGACACCTGCGGCAACCTCATCCAGATCGCCCAACACCACTGA
- a CDS encoding phosphoribosylamine--glycine ligase (product_source=KO:K01945; cath_funfam=3.30.1490.20,3.30.470.20,3.40.50.20,3.90.600.10; cog=COG0151; ko=KO:K01945; pfam=PF01071,PF02843,PF02844; smart=SM01209,SM01210; superfamily=51246,52440,56059; tigrfam=TIGR00877), whose translation MRILVIGAGGREHAILRALSRDPEVTALACAPGNAGTATIAESYSVDVAAPDEIAELAVKWWADLVVFGPETPLVVGAADAVRAAGVPCFGPSRAAARIEGSKAFAKDVMLSAGVPTAHSETVDNPAKLDAALVNFGPTWVVKDDGLAGGKGVLVTSDFDAARAHALKLLEDGHPVLLESFLDGPEASLLCLVDGTTVRPLLPAQDFKRVGDGDAGPNTGGMGAYAPLPWAPEGMVDEVVDTVVRPTVEELARRGTPYSGLLYAGLALTSNGPQVIEFNCRFGDPETQAILALLRTPLSTLLAAVANGELAEAPEPEWEPGAAVTVILAAEGYPGRPRVDDVIGGSDGPGVLHSGTRRREEDGAVLAAGGRVLSVVATGEDLESARAEVYRRVDGVHLPGAHYRTDIAARAARGEIAAPGNGDLTRN comes from the coding sequence GTGCGCATCCTCGTGATTGGTGCAGGCGGCAGGGAACACGCGATCCTGCGGGCGCTCTCCCGCGACCCGGAGGTGACGGCCCTGGCGTGTGCTCCCGGTAACGCGGGCACCGCGACGATCGCCGAGTCGTACTCGGTGGATGTCGCCGCCCCTGATGAGATCGCCGAACTCGCGGTGAAGTGGTGGGCCGACCTGGTGGTGTTCGGCCCCGAGACCCCGCTGGTCGTGGGCGCGGCCGACGCGGTTCGAGCGGCGGGCGTCCCCTGCTTCGGGCCGTCCAGAGCCGCGGCACGTATCGAGGGCTCGAAGGCCTTCGCCAAGGACGTGATGCTCTCGGCCGGTGTGCCGACCGCGCACAGCGAGACCGTGGACAACCCGGCGAAGCTGGATGCCGCGCTGGTCAATTTCGGCCCCACCTGGGTGGTCAAGGACGACGGGCTGGCGGGCGGTAAGGGAGTGCTCGTCACCAGTGACTTCGACGCCGCCCGGGCCCACGCCCTGAAGTTGTTGGAGGATGGCCACCCGGTGCTGCTGGAGTCGTTCCTGGACGGCCCGGAGGCGTCGTTGCTGTGCCTGGTCGACGGCACCACGGTGCGTCCGTTGCTGCCCGCGCAGGACTTCAAGCGGGTCGGTGACGGCGACGCGGGCCCCAACACCGGCGGGATGGGGGCCTATGCCCCGCTGCCCTGGGCTCCGGAGGGAATGGTCGACGAGGTCGTCGACACCGTCGTGCGCCCCACGGTGGAGGAGTTGGCGCGGCGCGGCACCCCCTACTCCGGCCTGCTCTACGCCGGGCTGGCGCTGACCTCGAACGGTCCGCAGGTCATCGAGTTCAACTGCCGCTTCGGTGATCCCGAGACGCAGGCGATCCTGGCCCTGCTCCGCACCCCGCTGTCGACCCTGCTCGCCGCCGTCGCCAACGGTGAACTGGCCGAGGCACCCGAGCCCGAGTGGGAGCCCGGCGCGGCGGTGACCGTGATCCTGGCGGCCGAGGGCTATCCGGGCAGGCCGCGCGTGGACGACGTGATCGGCGGCAGCGACGGCCCCGGTGTGCTGCACTCCGGCACCCGCAGGAGAGAAGAGGACGGTGCCGTGCTCGCCGCCGGAGGGCGGGTGTTGTCGGTGGTCGCCACGGGCGAGGACCTGGAGTCCGCGCGTGCGGAGGTCTACCGGCGCGTGGACGGTGTGCACCTGCCCGGTGCGCACTACCGCACCGACATCGCGGCGCGTGCCGCGCGCGGTGAGATCGCCGCCCCCGGAAACGGTGACCTCACCCGGAACTAG
- a CDS encoding glycerophosphoryl diester phosphodiesterase (product_source=KO:K01126; cath_funfam=3.20.20.190; cleavage_site_network=SignalP-noTM; cog=COG0584; ko=KO:K01126; pfam=PF03009; superfamily=51695) gives MPRNRIREIAVLCTLTFAALPVMGVSSVAEPDTTAPRHSDAKRHPKGDETIRVFGHRGAPGHRPEHTLASYELAARMGADYIEPDLVPTKDGVLVARHENEISGTTDVAEHPEFADRRTTKVIDGERVTGWFTEDFTLAELKTLRATERLPELRQHNTVFDGRFEIPTFQEIIDLERELSRELGRRIGIAPEIKHPSYFDSVGLGMEPDVVRALDRNGLNHPHAKVAVQSFEVGNLRWLDRRLRVDLVQLVWSSGAPRDFVESGDPREYADMVTPAGLREMSEYADWVAPVTTMILPEDENGRLTEPTSLVAHAHEAGLRVVTYTVRAENAFLPAEFRSSDVDGAYGDVFGFLRKLFAAGVDAVFADQPDLAHHARESWGTHPA, from the coding sequence GTGCCACGGAACCGGATACGCGAGATCGCGGTACTTTGTACGCTCACCTTCGCGGCGCTGCCCGTCATGGGCGTGTCCTCGGTCGCCGAACCGGACACCACCGCCCCGAGGCATTCGGACGCGAAACGACACCCGAAGGGGGACGAGACCATCCGGGTCTTCGGTCACCGGGGAGCACCGGGCCATCGCCCGGAACACACCCTCGCCTCCTACGAGCTGGCGGCGCGAATGGGCGCCGACTACATCGAGCCCGATCTCGTTCCCACCAAGGACGGGGTGCTCGTCGCCAGGCACGAGAACGAGATCAGCGGCACCACCGACGTGGCCGAGCACCCCGAGTTCGCGGACCGCAGGACGACCAAGGTCATCGACGGGGAACGGGTGACCGGCTGGTTCACCGAGGACTTCACCCTGGCCGAACTCAAGACGCTGCGGGCGACCGAACGGCTCCCCGAGCTCAGGCAGCACAACACCGTCTTCGACGGCCGGTTCGAGATCCCCACTTTCCAGGAGATCATCGATCTCGAGCGGGAACTGTCCCGCGAGCTGGGCAGGCGGATCGGAATCGCGCCGGAGATCAAGCATCCGAGCTACTTCGATTCCGTGGGACTGGGCATGGAGCCCGACGTGGTGCGGGCCCTCGACCGCAACGGGCTCAACCACCCGCACGCGAAGGTGGCGGTGCAGTCCTTCGAGGTCGGCAACCTGCGGTGGCTGGACCGGCGGTTGCGCGTCGATCTGGTGCAGCTGGTGTGGAGCAGCGGCGCGCCGCGCGACTTCGTCGAGAGCGGTGATCCGCGCGAGTACGCCGACATGGTGACCCCTGCCGGACTGCGCGAGATGTCCGAGTACGCCGACTGGGTGGCACCGGTCACGACCATGATCCTGCCCGAGGACGAGAACGGTCGCCTCACCGAGCCGACGAGCCTGGTGGCGCACGCCCACGAGGCAGGCCTGCGGGTGGTCACTTACACGGTGCGGGCCGAGAACGCCTTCCTGCCCGCGGAGTTCCGAAGCTCCGACGTGGACGGCGCCTACGGCGACGTGTTCGGCTTCCTCCGGAAGTTGTTCGCCGCGGGCGTGGATGCCGTGTTCGCCGATCAGCCCGATCTCGCCCACCACGCACGGGAGTCGTGGGGAACTCATCCGGCGTAG
- a CDS encoding adenylosuccinate synthase (product_source=KO:K01939; cath_funfam=3.40.440.10; cog=COG0104; ko=KO:K01939; pfam=PF00709; smart=SM00788; superfamily=52540; tigrfam=TIGR00184) translates to MPAIVLIGAQWGDEGKGKATDLLGEQAQWVVRYQGGNNAGHTVVLPDGQDFALKLIPSGILSPEVHNVIGNGVVVSPEALLEELDGLESRGVDTSKLSLSADAHLVMPYHVAMDRVTERYLGKKRIGTTGRGIGPCYQDKVARVGVRAQDVLDEKILRQKVEAALEYKNQVLVKVYNRRAMDPEEVVDTVLAQAERFAGRVAETKLMLDQALSRNETVLLEGSQGTLLDVDHGTYPFVTSSNPTAGGACAGAGIGPSRIDSVIGIIKAYTTRVGAGPFPTELTDEAGENLRKVGGEVGVNTGRDRRTGWFDAVIARYATRVNGITDYFLTKLDVLSGLETVPVCVAYDVDGMRTSEMPMTQTGVHHAVPVYEEMPGWREDISGARTFEDLPANARAYIERLEELAQARISAIGVGPGRDQTIVRHQMA, encoded by the coding sequence ATGCCGGCAATCGTGTTGATCGGCGCCCAGTGGGGTGACGAGGGAAAGGGTAAGGCGACCGACCTGCTCGGTGAGCAGGCGCAGTGGGTTGTCCGCTACCAGGGTGGCAACAACGCGGGTCACACGGTGGTTTTGCCGGACGGGCAGGACTTCGCGCTGAAGTTGATCCCCTCGGGGATCCTCAGCCCGGAGGTGCACAACGTCATCGGCAACGGTGTGGTGGTCAGCCCGGAGGCCCTGCTGGAGGAGCTGGACGGGCTGGAGTCCCGTGGCGTGGACACCTCCAAGCTCTCGCTGTCGGCCGACGCGCACCTGGTGATGCCCTACCACGTGGCGATGGACCGGGTCACCGAGCGTTACCTCGGCAAGAAGCGCATCGGGACCACCGGTCGGGGCATCGGTCCCTGCTATCAGGACAAGGTCGCCCGGGTCGGGGTTCGGGCGCAGGACGTGCTGGACGAGAAGATCCTCCGGCAGAAGGTCGAGGCCGCCCTGGAGTACAAGAACCAGGTGCTGGTCAAGGTCTACAACAGGCGTGCGATGGACCCCGAGGAGGTCGTCGACACGGTGCTGGCGCAGGCCGAACGGTTCGCGGGCCGGGTGGCGGAGACGAAGCTGATGCTGGACCAGGCACTCAGCCGGAACGAGACGGTGCTGCTGGAGGGGTCGCAGGGCACGCTGCTCGATGTGGACCACGGCACCTACCCGTTCGTCACCTCCTCCAACCCCACGGCCGGTGGTGCCTGTGCCGGAGCGGGGATCGGTCCGAGCAGGATCGACTCGGTGATCGGCATCATCAAGGCCTACACCACCCGTGTCGGGGCGGGGCCGTTCCCCACCGAGCTCACCGACGAGGCGGGCGAGAACCTGCGCAAGGTCGGCGGTGAGGTCGGGGTGAACACCGGCAGGGACCGCCGCACCGGCTGGTTCGACGCGGTGATCGCGCGTTACGCGACCAGGGTCAACGGCATCACCGACTACTTCCTGACCAAGCTGGACGTGCTCTCCGGACTCGAGACGGTGCCGGTCTGCGTGGCCTACGACGTGGACGGGATGCGCACCTCCGAGATGCCGATGACCCAGACCGGTGTGCACCACGCCGTGCCGGTCTACGAGGAGATGCCCGGCTGGCGCGAGGACATCAGCGGGGCGCGCACCTTCGAGGACCTGCCTGCCAACGCCCGTGCCTACATCGAGCGGCTGGAGGAGCTCGCCCAGGCGCGGATCTCGGCGATCGGGGTCGGTCCCGGGCGGGATCAGACCATCGTGCGCCACCAGATGGCATAG
- a CDS encoding hypothetical protein (product_source=Hypo-rule applied), translating to MTTTALSCGNIEREARPARADVRWFDLPPQPSRTDVDPILLEAEGRVVVHGTDADLAAVVLRLLRKNLLAELSVGYVPVTRSPASSVWSLPVGEFDTALAAPARATPLIRDDSGGVLLGRGAITPMTGQVYCDDQRMLHGSARSVEVFPDPDAPPLSEPTDDPLTTQPAPVTTGLVTVVTRRKLLWQRSESARGRAMQASFEETTVHRDGVAHPRPLHRCAWYRHTRDLLLARP from the coding sequence GTGACTACCACCGCACTATCCTGCGGAAACATCGAACGCGAAGCACGCCCGGCCCGTGCCGACGTGCGGTGGTTCGACCTACCGCCCCAGCCGTCACGCACCGACGTGGACCCGATACTCCTCGAGGCCGAAGGCCGCGTGGTTGTGCACGGTACGGATGCGGATCTGGCCGCCGTGGTGCTGCGGCTGCTGCGTAAGAATCTACTAGCGGAGCTGTCCGTGGGCTACGTCCCGGTCACCCGTTCGCCCGCGAGCTCGGTGTGGTCCCTCCCGGTCGGGGAGTTCGACACGGCGCTGGCGGCACCGGCGAGGGCCACTCCGCTGATCAGGGACGACTCCGGCGGTGTGCTGCTGGGGCGCGGCGCGATCACACCGATGACCGGTCAGGTGTACTGCGACGACCAGCGCATGCTGCACGGTTCGGCACGCTCGGTCGAGGTATTCCCCGATCCGGACGCGCCGCCGCTGAGCGAGCCCACCGACGACCCGCTCACCACCCAACCCGCACCGGTCACGACCGGCCTGGTGACCGTGGTGACCAGGCGGAAACTGCTGTGGCAGCGAAGCGAATCGGCACGTGGCCGCGCGATGCAGGCCAGTTTCGAGGAGACCACGGTCCATCGGGACGGGGTGGCGCATCCCCGGCCGCTGCACCGCTGTGCCTGGTACCGGCACACCCGGGACCTGCTGCTCGCCCGCCCGTGA
- a CDS encoding hypothetical protein (product_source=Hypo-rule applied; pfam=PF07510) produces the protein MPAGRALRTATAVLPVLVALGCATLTPTEETESSAGPPGAPDTARAEEMLADLRTAPEGSMDGYDRDEFPHWGKAEGENCNVRERVLIRDGENVRTGSDCYPTSGTWDSPYDDGSWSDPSDLDIDHMVPLAAAWRSGASDWTQRKRERFANDLSGPQLLAVTDNVNQSKGDDTPDEWLPPDESFHCEYVRSWIGTKHNWDLTVTGAERTTLRGVLDGC, from the coding sequence ATGCCCGCCGGAAGAGCACTACGTACGGCGACAGCCGTGTTACCCGTCCTCGTCGCGTTGGGATGCGCCACCCTCACCCCGACGGAGGAAACCGAATCGAGCGCCGGGCCACCGGGCGCACCGGACACCGCGCGGGCGGAGGAAATGCTCGCCGACCTCCGAACCGCCCCGGAGGGTTCGATGGACGGGTACGACCGCGACGAGTTCCCGCATTGGGGCAAGGCCGAGGGCGAGAACTGCAACGTCCGGGAACGGGTGCTCATTCGCGACGGTGAGAACGTGCGAACCGGCTCGGACTGCTACCCCACCTCCGGGACCTGGGACAGCCCCTACGACGACGGCAGCTGGAGCGACCCCTCCGATCTGGACATAGATCACATGGTTCCGCTGGCCGCGGCCTGGCGCTCCGGGGCCTCCGACTGGACACAGCGGAAACGCGAACGGTTCGCCAACGACCTGTCCGGCCCGCAGCTGCTCGCCGTCACCGACAACGTCAACCAGTCCAAGGGTGACGACACCCCGGACGAGTGGCTACCGCCGGACGAGAGCTTCCACTGCGAGTACGTGAGGTCCTGGATCGGCACCAAGCACAACTGGGACCTGACCGTCACCGGAGCCGAGCGGACCACGCTGCGCGGTGTGCTGGACGGCTGCTGA